The following proteins are co-located in the Oncorhynchus clarkii lewisi isolate Uvic-CL-2024 unplaced genomic scaffold, UVic_Ocla_1.0 unplaced_contig_7924_pilon_pilon, whole genome shotgun sequence genome:
- the LOC139403162 gene encoding CD209 antigen-like protein A, with the protein MSEGVYENPEPFKDDEPDTMKNTDIDDQLYGNVRAFKSSPRDGVVASEPDSSGKRRFLVAAVCLGLLCVLLLAGIIGLSVYYNRVMNDSEDKRNNLFQSFSLYKINATAERDQLQTRYNNLTEEKGHIQAKLFVIEQHCQEGWRYFDSKFYFLSTEKKTWKESRQDCLERGADLVIINSREEQTFVFNLHLRAWIGLNDSVTEGTWKWVDGTPLTTGYWAAEQPDDYERQEDCAEIYYGQDDPVKTWNDDKCGTNHNWICEKVV; encoded by the exons ATGTCAGAGGGAGTCTATGAAAACCCAGAACCATTTAAAGACGATGAGCCTGATACAATGAAGAACACAGACATTGATGACCAATTATATGGCAACGTAAGAGCCTTCAAGTCCAGTCCAAGAGATGGAGTTGTTGCTTCAG AGCCTGATAGCTCAGGGAAGAGACGCTTCCTAgttgctgcagtgtgtctggggctgctctgtgttctcctactggctgggatcataggcctgtctgtctact ATAACAGAGTCATGAACGATTCTGAAGATAAAAGGAACAACTTGTTTCAGAGTTTCTCCCTTTATAAAATCAACgcaactgcagagagagaccagctacagaccagatacaacaacctgactgaagagaaAGGTCATATTCAGGCAAAGCTTTTTGTGATAG AGCAGCATTGTCAGGAGGGATGGAGATACTTTGACTCCAAGTTCTACTTCCTCTCTACTGAGAAGAAAACCTggaaggagagcagacaggactgtctggagagaggagcagacctggtgatcataaacagcagagaggaacag ACATTTGTCTTCAACCTCCACCTGAGAGCCTGGATTGGTCTAAATGACTCTGTTACTGAGGGGACCTGGAAGTGGGTGGACGGCACCCCACTGACCACAGG GTACTGGGCGGCAGAACAGCCTGATGATTATGAAAGGCAAGAGGACTGTGCTGAGATATACTATGGACAAGATGATCCTGTAAAGACATGGAATGATGACAAATGTGGCACAAATCATAACTGGATCTGTGAGAAAGTGGTGTAA